A window from Drosophila kikkawai strain 14028-0561.14 chromosome 2L, DkikHiC1v2, whole genome shotgun sequence encodes these proteins:
- the drm gene encoding protein drumstick isoform X2 has protein sequence MFAVMRIDNDDCRSDFRRKMRPKCEFICKYCQRRFTKPYNLMIHERTHKSPEITYSCEVCGKYFKQRDNLRQHRCSQCVWR, from the exons ATGTTTGCTGTAATGCGAATCGACAACGATGACTGCCGGTCCGATTTTCGCCGCAAGATGCGTCCAAAGTGCGAGTTCATTTGCAAGTACTGCCAGCGGCGATTCACCAAGCCGTACAACCTGATGATCCACGAGCGCACCCACAAGTCACCCGAGATCACTTACTCCTGTGAGGTGTGCGGCAAGTACTTTAAGCAGCGCGACAACCTGCGTCAGCACAG ATGTAGTCAGTGTGTTTGGCgataa
- the drm gene encoding protein drumstick isoform X1: MFAVMRIDNDDCRSDFRRKMRPKCEFICKYCQRRFTKPYNLMIHERTHKSPEITYSCEVCGKYFKQRDNLRQHRNLHMDTCGRGCYGK, encoded by the exons ATGTTTGCTGTAATGCGAATCGACAACGATGACTGCCGGTCCGATTTTCGCCGCAAGATGCGTCCAAAGTGCGAGTTCATTTGCAAGTACTGCCAGCGGCGATTCACCAAGCCGTACAACCTGATGATCCACGAGCGCACCCACAAGTCACCCGAGATCACTTACTCCTGTGAGGTGTGCGGCAAGTACTTTAAGCAGCGCGACAACCTGCGTCAGCACAG AAATCTACACATGGACAcctgtgggcgtggctgctaTGGGAAGTGA